The nucleotide sequence TTTAATGCTTGAGCTCCCTATAGCGTCACTCAACAGGGTAATGCACACCCGCCAAGGTCTGGGAGAAGCAGGGGAAACCTATCTGGTGGGCGCCGACAACCTGCTGCGCTCCGACTCCGTTCGGTTTGCCCAGCATCAGGTTCTGCGCACCGCTAAGCAAGCAAGTGCCCTGTCAGGCGAAGCTGTTACCCTCGCCCTGCAGAATAAGCAAGGACGCCTGGCTGAAGCTGGACTCGACAATCAGCCCGCGCTGAAGGCCTTTGTGCCACTTGAGTTCGATGGTCAGCAATGGGCGCTGATAGCCGAAATGGATCAGGCACAGGCACTCGCCCCGGTACGTGAACTCATGTGGCAAGTGCTGCTCCTCGGTGTGCTGACCGTGGCGGGCATCGTGTTCGCTACCTGGCTGGTCAGTCGCAGCGTAATGCGCCCATTGGGCGGCGAGCCCAGCGCTATGGCGGCCTTAGCCGAGCGTTTGACGGCAGGCGAACTGCAACTGCCGGCACACGTGAACTCGGCTAACGGCCTGATGTTGGCACTGCATGGCATGGCCAATGCGTGGCGCGTGGTCATCGAACAACTTCGCCAAGCCAGCAGTGCTGTCGAACAGGCCAGCGGCGATATTCTCGACGCCGCCGGGCAAACCAGCAGCCGCCTCGATCAGCAGCAGGAAGCCCTAGAAATGGTGGTCAGCGCGGTCGATGAGATGGCCGCCACGGTGCAGAAAATCGCTACCAACGCCAGCCAGAGCGCCGACAGCAGCGAGAACGCACGCGGTGCCTTCAGCACGATGCAGACTACCTTGCAGCGCATGATTGGCCGCCAGGACCAATTGCTTGAAGACTTGCGCGAGGCAGACCAGGTGGTGCAGACGCTCGCCGGCAACAGCCAGCAGATCGCCTCGGTGCTTGTGGTAATTCAGGGGATTGCCGAGCAGACCAACTTGCTCGCGCTGAACGCCGCCATCGAGGCCGCAAGGGCTGGCGAACAAGGCCGCGGCTTCGCGGTGGTCGCCGATGAGGTGCGCAGCCTGTCCATGCGTACGCGCACCGCCACCGAGGAAATCGTGCAGATCATCGGCACCCTCGGCGACTCTTCTAACCAGGCATTGGCGAGCATGCAAGGCTCTACCGATCAGGCCCGCGCATTGGAAGATGAAACCCAGGCGGTGCTCGGTTCCCTCAGCCACCTCGACGAATCGCTGCAGACCCTGCATGGCTTGGCCTTCCAGATCGCCGCGGCTGCCGAGC is from Pseudomonas sp. TMP9 and encodes:
- a CDS encoding methyl-accepting chemotaxis protein, whose amino-acid sequence is MPLRLKLALSYLFIGIVPVLAMAVTVYFHASQALQEQTLNALEAVANIKQRQLLDNLQGRRDQLSTLANNLGTSYSGLNEVALISAANYDQPIFKNFIQTYNYRDLKLISPEGKVIFSVLRGDDYQQDLRQGNWRDQPMGRMASAGLDTRKSAISDLTINPQTGEPSQFLLSPVISEDELIALLMLELPIASLNRVMHTRQGLGEAGETYLVGADNLLRSDSVRFAQHQVLRTAKQASALSGEAVTLALQNKQGRLAEAGLDNQPALKAFVPLEFDGQQWALIAEMDQAQALAPVRELMWQVLLLGVLTVAGIVFATWLVSRSVMRPLGGEPSAMAALAERLTAGELQLPAHVNSANGLMLALHGMANAWRVVIEQLRQASSAVEQASGDILDAAGQTSSRLDQQQEALEMVVSAVDEMAATVQKIATNASQSADSSENARGAFSTMQTTLQRMIGRQDQLLEDLREADQVVQTLAGNSQQIASVLVVIQGIAEQTNLLALNAAIEAARAGEQGRGFAVVADEVRSLSMRTRTATEEIVQIIGTLGDSSNQALASMQGSTDQARALEDETQAVLGSLSHLDESLQTLHGLAFQIAAAAEQQASTTQEVNQHMHQLNAMTADNRQNAAHTRECGEHLQRVADSQQQLLAHFRL